One genomic segment of Oncorhynchus nerka isolate Pitt River linkage group LG16, Oner_Uvic_2.0, whole genome shotgun sequence includes these proteins:
- the LOC115144569 gene encoding E3 ubiquitin-protein ligase TRIM39-like has product MASSSSLLSEDQFQCSICRDVFTEPVSIPCGHNFCKACISGYWDTTSLCQCPMCKHNFYIRPELKTNTTLRDVADHFKRKRVRDESLHRAGKGVCDFYMENLEDRIMCKKHNTLLELFCRTDQMCVCQFCTETDHKTHHIVHLEEECGERKAQLGKMDAQVQQMIQERMQKGWEIKHLVELNKRDAEREITDSMQVFTDLVRSIERSQAELIEVVEEKQEAAETRAEGFIKELEQEINELLRRSTELKHLSHTEDHLQLLQSSLSLCTPPNAKNWSEISIHTELMNVMRVLRSSVSEMEEKTRKAFSELMEKCNKAMEKFPDKLKIPDKLKIPDNLKSVQQYAVDVTLDPDTANPFLGLSADGKQVSIGQTWNYRPENPKRFVSRCILGKEGFSSGRFYYEVQVKGRNCWELGVARESIDRSIERTPLEVLLDSGLPLTPEGGFWTMGQKYKRYGITYKANTSPSVTLTLETPQKVGVFVDYEEGQVSFYNVETKAHIFSFTGCNFTEKLYPFFDCGFYDNNDPALIISPVSHTD; this is encoded by the coding sequence ATGGCGTCCTCCAGCAGTCTCCTGTCTGAAGATCAGTTCCAGTGCTCCATCTGTCGGGATGTGTTCACTGAGCCAGTCTCCATTCCATGTGGACACAACTTCTGCAAGGCCTGTATCAGCGGATACTGGGATACCACTAGCCTGTGCCAGTGTCCAATGTGTAAGCATAATTTCTACATAAGACCAGAGCTAAAGACCAACACGACACTCAGAGATGTCGCAGATCATTTTAAGAGGAAGAGAGTCAGAGACGAATCTCTTCACAGGGCTGGGAAAGGGGTCTGTGACTTCTACATGGAGAACCTGGAGGACAGAATCATGTGTAAGAAACACAACACACTCCTTGAGCTGTTTTGTAGAACTGACCAGATGTGTGTTTGTCAGTTCTGTACTGAGACAGACCACAAGACTCACCACATCGTCCATCTAGAGGaagagtgtggagagaggaaggctCAGCTGGGGAAGATGGATGCACAAGTGCAGCAGATGATCCAGGAGCGAATGCAAAAGGGTTGGGAGATCAAACACTTAGTAGAGCTCAAcaagagagacgcagagagagagataacagacagcaTGCAGGTCTTCACTGATCTGGTGCGCTCCATTGAGAGAAGCCAGGCTGAGCTCATTGAGGTGGTTGAGGAGAAGCAGGAAGCAGCAGAGACGCGGGCTGAAGGGTTCATTAAAGAGCTGGAGCAGGAAATTAATGAGCTACTGAGGAGAAGCACTGAGCTGAAGCATCTCTCACACACTGAGGATCACCTTCAACTCCTCCAAAGCTCCCTATCCCTATGTACCCCTCCAAATGCCAAGAACTGGTCTGAGATCAGTATTCACACTGAGCTGATGAATGTGATGAGAGTTTTGAGGAGCTCTGTGtcggagatggaggagaagacgAGGAAAGCATTTTCTGAGCTTATGGAAAAATGCAATAAAGCAATGGAGAAGTTTCCTGACAAGCTGAAGATTCCTGACAAGCTGAAGATTCCTGACAATCTGAAGAGTGTGCAGCAATATGCCGTGGATGTGACTCTGGACCCTGATACAGCAAATCCCTTTCTCGGCCTGTCTGCGGATGGGAAACAAGTGAGTATTGGACAGACATGGAACTATCGCCCTGAAAACCCAAAGAGGTTTGTTAGTCGATGTATCCTGGGAAAGGAGGGCTTCTCCTCGGGGAGATTCTACTATGAGGTGCAGGTGAAGGGGAGGAATTGCTGGGAGTTAGGAGTGGCCAGAGAGTCCATTGATAGGTCCATTGAGAGGACACCCTTAGAGGTTTTGTTAGATTCAGGGCTTCCACTGACCCCTGAGGGTGGATTCTGGACAATGGGACAGAAATATAAAAGGTATGGGATTACCTATAAGGCCAACACCTCTCCTTCTGTAACCCTCACCTTGGAGACGCCCCAGAAGGTGGGGGTGTTTGTGGATTATGAGGAGGGTCAGGTGTCATTCTACAATGTGGAGACCAAAGCTCATATCTTCTCTTTCACTGGCTGCAACTTCACTGAGAAACTCTATCCATTCTTTGACTGTGGGTTTTATGATAATAACGATCCGGCATTGATCATCTCCCCTGTCAGTCATACAGACTGA